The Thermincola ferriacetica region TCCAGAACCAGTTCCGGCGTCAACGGTTCCTCGTAGGGAGCGGAAATACCGGTAAACTCCTGTATTTCACCGGCCCTGGCTTTTTTATACAGCCCTTTGACATCCCTTTTTTCGCATTCCTCAACAGAACACTTGACGTATATTTCAAAAAATTCTCCCTTCGGCAACAAGGCCCTGGCATTGTCCCGATCGGCCCGGTAAGGAGAAATGAACGCGGTGATGGTTATTACCCCCGCATCGGCAAAAAGTTTGGCCACTTCACCGATGCGGCGAATATTCTCTTTCCTGTCTTCGGGTGAGAAACCCAAGTTCTTGTTTAAGCCAAACCGTATGTTATCTCCATCCAGAACATAAGCCAGATGTCCTGCTTCATAAAGCCTTCTTTCAACTTCTCTGGCTACCGTCGATTTCCCGGAACCTGAAAGACCTGTAAACCAAAGGACAACCCCTTTCTGGTTTAACAGTTTTTCGCGGTCGTTTTTGGTGACGTTTCCACCGTGCCAAACAATGTTGGTCGCTTTCTGAACAGTCATTTCCATTCCTCCTTTGATAGTGGCCAGTGGTCATTAACCGGTGGTAGGCGGCCGATGACCGGTTCAAATGAGTACGCCGGCTTTTTAACTATTTTATGCTGTGTTAAGCCCGGTCCAGACCCCAGCGGTACCGGATAGACGACTCCAAACGGCCAAAAATCAATTTATCTATAACCAGACCCAAAACTATGATGATAATCATAACACTGACAACCTGGTTCATGTCAGCCAAATCACGGCCCACAGTCAAGGCGTAACCCAGGCCGTCTTTTGGCGACAGCATTTCTCCGGCCATCAGGGCCCGCCAGGCAAAGGACCAGCCTTGCTTCATTCCTGATATAATACTGGGTAACGCCGCCGGAATAACTACGGTTGTATAAGCCTTTAATCCCTTTGCCCCCATGGTTTTGGCCACTCTCATATAAAGCGGTGGAACATTCTTAATCCCCGATACTGCAGCCATACTGATAGAAAAAATTGAACCAATGGCAATCACAAAAATAATGGAATCCTCACCTATACCGAACCATAATATAGCCAAGGGGAGCCAACAAATACTGGGCAGTGTCTGCAAACCCAAGAGCAGGGGACTTAAGTTTTCATCCAGGTACCGAACCCTTACCACAGTGAGCCCTAGAGTAAGACCAATAACCAGTGATATGAAGTAACCGGTAATCACCCTTTTTAAACTGACTGCTATGGCAATTAGAAAACTGGTATCACGAAAACCCGCCCAGAGGTTACTCATCACCCCGACAGGGGAAGGAAACGAAAATTCCGGCCATAACCCGCTTCTAAATACCATTTCCCAAATCACTATAAGGATTAGGTAGAAAAGAATTTTTTTCAAGAGACCAATCACTGTCAAATTCTGCTTTGGCAACCTTTTCCACCTCCTCCTTGAGGTCGGCCATTATTTCACTGACGACAAAGGCGACGTCAACATTGTCGA contains the following coding sequences:
- a CDS encoding ABC transporter permease, translated to MPKQNLTVIGLLKKILFYLILIVIWEMVFRSGLWPEFSFPSPVGVMSNLWAGFRDTSFLIAIAVSLKRVITGYFISLVIGLTLGLTVVRVRYLDENLSPLLLGLQTLPSICWLPLAILWFGIGEDSIIFVIAIGSIFSISMAAVSGIKNVPPLYMRVAKTMGAKGLKAYTTVVIPAALPSIISGMKQGWSFAWRALMAGEMLSPKDGLGYALTVGRDLADMNQVVSVMIIIIVLGLVIDKLIFGRLESSIRYRWGLDRA
- the cysC gene encoding adenylyl-sulfate kinase; translated protein: MTVQKATNIVWHGGNVTKNDREKLLNQKGVVLWFTGLSGSGKSTVAREVERRLYEAGHLAYVLDGDNIRFGLNKNLGFSPEDRKENIRRIGEVAKLFADAGVITITAFISPYRADRDNARALLPKGEFFEIYVKCSVEECEKRDVKGLYKKARAGEIQEFTGISAPYEEPLTPELVLETATETLEESTNKVINFLVAQGVIKQKGDIE